From the genome of Xiphophorus couchianus chromosome 6, X_couchianus-1.0, whole genome shotgun sequence, one region includes:
- the LOC114147087 gene encoding tripartite motif-containing protein 16-like: MEQRLMDQETFSCSICLDLLSNPVTTSCGHSYCFTCIKTHWDQEDQRGIHSCPQCRRTFKPRPDLCKNTILSALVEQLKKTGPQAAPADHRYTGHEDVACDFCTGRKLKAIKSCLVCLASYCEKHLQPHYDVAPLKKHKLVEPSKNLQENICSKHGEVMKMFCRTDQKRICSLCLLDEHKGHNIISAAAERTERQRELEERRGNIQQRIQDREKDVKLLQQEVEAINHSADKTVEDSEKIFTELIRLLQKRRSDVKQQIRSQQETEVSRVKDVQEKLEQEITELKRKHAELEQLSHTEDHNQFLLNYPSLPALSESTHSSSINIRPLRHFEDVTAAVSELREKLQDVLRDSWINISLMVTEVDVLLSEPEPKSRAEFLKYSHEITLDPNTAHIQLLLSEGSRKATVMDEHQSYFSHLNRFSEYTQVLSRESLTGRCYWEVERRGRVYVAVAYNNISREGDDSIFGCNDKSWALDCYQNNIFWYNNISTSVSGPVSSRVGVYLDHRAGILSFYSVSETMTLIHRVQTTFTQPLHAGVCISCKTGDSAEFCKLK, encoded by the coding sequence ATGGAGCAACGTCTTATGGACCAGGAGACATTCTCTTGTTCGATCTGCCTGGATCTATTGAGTAATCCAGTGACTACTTCCTGTGGACACAGCTACTGTTTCACCTGCATTAAGACTCACTGGGATCAAGAGGATCAGAGAGGAATCCACAGCTGCCCTCAGTGCAGAAGGACTTTTAAACCAAGACCTGACCTGTGTAAAAACACCATCCTGTCAGCTTTAGTGGAGCAACTAAAGAAGACTGGACCCCAAGCTGCTCCTGCTGATCACCGTTATACTGGACATGAAGATGTGGCCTGTGATTTCTGCACTGGGAGAAAACTGAAAGCCATCAAGTCCTGTTTAGTCTGTCTGGCCTCTTACTGTGAGAAACACCTTCAGCCTCATTATGATGTGGCTcctttaaagaaacacaagctGGTGGAGCCGTCCAAGAACCTCCAGGAGAACATCTGCTCTAAGCATGGtgaggtgatgaagatgttCTGCCGCACTGATCAGAAGCGTATCTGTAGTCTCTGTTTACTAGATGAACATAAAGGCCACAACAtaatttcagctgcagcagaaaggactgagaggcagagagagctggaggagagacgaggaaacatccagcagagaatccaggacagagagaaagatgtgaagctgcttcaacaggaggtggaggccatcaatcactctgctgataaaacagtggaggacagtgagaagatcttcactgagctgatccgtctcctccagaaaagaagatctgatgtgaagcagcagatcagatcccagcaggaaactgaagtgagtcgagtcaaagatgttcaggagaagctggagcaggagatcactgagctgaagaggaaacatgctgagctggagcagctctcacacacagaggatcacaaccagtttctcctcaactacccctcactgccagcactcagtgagtctacacactcatccagcatcaacatccgtcctctgagacactttgaggacgtgacagcagctgtgtcagagctcagagagaAACTACAGGACGTCCTGAGAGACTCATGGATAAACATCTCACTGATGGTCACTGAGGTGGATGTTCtactgtcagaaccagaaccaaagagcaGAGCTGAATTCCTAAAATATTCACATGAAATCACTCTGGACCCAAACACAGCACATATACAACTGTTACTATCAGAGGGAAGTAGAAAGGCAACAGTGATGGATGAACATCAGTCTTATTTTAGTCACCTTAACAGATTCAGTGAATATACTCAGGTTCTGAGTAGAGAGAGTCTGACTGGAcgttgttactgggaggtggagAGAAGAGGGAGAGTTTATGTAGCAGTTGCATACAACAATATTAGCAGAGAAGGAGATGACAGTATATTTGGATGTAATGACAAATCTTGGGCATTAGACTGTTACCAAAACAATATCTTCTGGTATAACAACATCTCAACCTCCGTCTCaggtccagtttcctccagagtGGGAGTTTACCTGGATCACAGAGCAGGtattctgtccttctacagcgTCTCTGAAACCATGACTCTgatccacagagtccagaccacaTTCACTCAGCCGCTACACGCTGGAGTTTGCATTAGCTGTAAAACTGGAGATTCTGCAGAGTTCTGtaaacttaaataa